The following proteins come from a genomic window of Ictalurus furcatus strain D&B chromosome 12, Billie_1.0, whole genome shotgun sequence:
- the mgat1b gene encoding alpha-1,3-mannosyl-glycoprotein 2-beta-N-acetylglucosaminyltransferase b isoform X2, which translates to MNKAFSSLRSLLWCHWAMVRKKGSLILCGAVLFIAWNALLLLFLWGRPPIGRLGDGGGAEPGAGEEWQAGKGKRGGASGLAGEVIRLAEEVESELETQKKLLKQIQSHRSLWEQNKNLRKKEAEDSRDKKEEFKEPQELPQLPTLVGNEIIVKNKQVPVVTNPPPDTKQDKETNNDKPLDKNNVDLTDPSPQTVIPILVIACDRVTVKRSLDKLIQYRPSVELYPIVVSQDCGHGDTARVIGSYGSQVTHISQPDLSNIPVRPDHRKFQGYYKISRHYRWALNQVFNTFGYSTVVIVEDDLEVAPDFFEYFRALHPILLSDPTLWCISAWNDNGRDGLVDPGKPDLLYRTDFFPGLGWMLLKEVWAELEPKWPKAFWDDWMRHPEQRKERSCIRPEISRTMTFGRKGVSLGQFFDQYLRYIKLNAEFVPFTKRDLSYLVRGHYDEDFNKEVYSAPLVKVEELQQGGSLQGSGPFRVQYSSRDSFKVLARNLGVMDDLKSGVPRAGYRGVVSFLSRGRRVYLAPPEGWTKYDTSWS; encoded by the exons ATGAATAAAG CGTTCTCCTCCCTTCGGTCGCTCCTTTGGTGCCACTGGGCCATGGTTCGTAAGAAAGGCTCCCTTATCTTATGCGGAGCGGTTCTGTTCATCGCCTGGAATGCCTTGCTGCttctgtttctctggggaaggCCACCCATCGGTCGACTCGGAGACGGAGGCGGAGCCGAACCGGGCGCGGGAGAGGAATGGCAAGCTGGAAAAGGGAAGCGAGGTGGAGCCAGCGGGCTGGCGGGCGAAGTGATCCGATTGGCAGAAGAGGTGGAATCGGAATTGGAGACTCAAAAGAAACTCCTGAAACAGATACAGAGCCACAGGTCATTGTGGGAACAGAATAAAAACCTGAGGAAAAAAGAGGCGGAGGACTCGAGGgacaaaaaagaagaatttaAAGAACCTCAGGAGTTGCCCCAGTTACCCACCTTAGTGGGAAATGAAATAATTGTCAAAAACAAGCAGGTTCCTGTTGTCACAAACCCTCCGCCAGACACAAAGCAGGACAAGGAGACGAACAATGACAAACCGTTGGACAAAAATAACGTGGACCTTACAGATCCTAGTCCTCAAACTGTCATCCCGATCTTGGTCATCGCTTGTGACAGGGTTACAGTGAAAAGAAGTTTGGACAAGCTGATACAGTACCGGCCTTCAGTGGAGCTTTATCCAATCGTCGTGAGCCAGGACTGCGGTCACGGCGATACGGCCCGGGTCATCGGCTCCTATGGCAGTCAGGTGACCCACATCAGCCAACCAGATCTCTCCAACATTCCTGTGCGGCCCGATCACAGGAAGTTCCAGGGTTACTATAAGATCTCCAGACACTACCGTTGGGCCCTGAACCAAGTGTTTAACACGTTCGGTTACTCCACTGTGGTCATCGTAGAAGACGATTTGGAG GTGGCGCCGGACTTTTTCGAGTATTTCCGCGCTCTCCACCCGATCCTGCTCTCCGACCCGACGCTGTGGTGCATCTCAGCCTGGAACGACAACGGCCGTGACGGCCTGGTGGACCCGGGCAAGCCTGACCTCCTCTATCGGACAGATTTCTTCCCGGGTCTGGGATGGATGctgttgaaggaggtgtgggcAGAGCTGGAGCCCAAGTGGCCCAAGGCATTCTGGGACGACTGGATGCGTCACCCAGAGCAAAGGAAAGAGCGTTCCTGCATTCGCCCAGAGATCTCCAGAACTATGACTTTCGGCCGGAAAGGAGTCAGTCTGGGTCAATTTTTCGATCAGTATCTGCGCTACATTAAACTCAACGCTGAATTTGTGCCTTTCACTAAACGGGATTTGTCTTATTTGGTCAGGGGGCACTACGATGAAGACTTTAATAAAGAAGTGTACAGTGCGCCTTTGGTGAAAGTGGAGGAGCTGCAGCAGGGTGGCAGTTTGCAGGGTTCGGGACCGTTCAGGGTGCAGTACTCTAGCAGGGACAGTTTCAAGGTTTTAGCCCGGAATTTGGGCGTGATGGACGACTTAAAGTCTGGCGTTCCACGCGCCGGTTACAGGGGCGTGGTCAGCTTTCTCTCGCGCGGTCGAAGGGTTTATCTGGCACCCCCTGAGGGCTGGACAAAATATGACACAAGCTGGAGCTGA
- the mgat1b gene encoding alpha-1,3-mannosyl-glycoprotein 2-beta-N-acetylglucosaminyltransferase b isoform X3 produces MVRKKGSLILCGAVLFIAWNALLLLFLWGRPPIGRLGDGGGAEPGAGEEWQAGKGKRGGASGLAGEVIRLAEEVESELETQKKLLKQIQSHRSLWEQNKNLRKKEAEDSRDKKEEFKEPQELPQLPTLVGNEIIVKNKQVPVVTNPPPDTKQDKETNNDKPLDKNNVDLTDPSPQTVIPILVIACDRVTVKRSLDKLIQYRPSVELYPIVVSQDCGHGDTARVIGSYGSQVTHISQPDLSNIPVRPDHRKFQGYYKISRHYRWALNQVFNTFGYSTVVIVEDDLEVAPDFFEYFRALHPILLSDPTLWCISAWNDNGRDGLVDPGKPDLLYRTDFFPGLGWMLLKEVWAELEPKWPKAFWDDWMRHPEQRKERSCIRPEISRTMTFGRKGVSLGQFFDQYLRYIKLNAEFVPFTKRDLSYLVRGHYDEDFNKEVYSAPLVKVEELQQGGSLQGSGPFRVQYSSRDSFKVLARNLGVMDDLKSGVPRAGYRGVVSFLSRGRRVYLAPPEGWTKYDTSWS; encoded by the exons ATGGTTCGTAAGAAAGGCTCCCTTATCTTATGCGGAGCGGTTCTGTTCATCGCCTGGAATGCCTTGCTGCttctgtttctctggggaaggCCACCCATCGGTCGACTCGGAGACGGAGGCGGAGCCGAACCGGGCGCGGGAGAGGAATGGCAAGCTGGAAAAGGGAAGCGAGGTGGAGCCAGCGGGCTGGCGGGCGAAGTGATCCGATTGGCAGAAGAGGTGGAATCGGAATTGGAGACTCAAAAGAAACTCCTGAAACAGATACAGAGCCACAGGTCATTGTGGGAACAGAATAAAAACCTGAGGAAAAAAGAGGCGGAGGACTCGAGGgacaaaaaagaagaatttaAAGAACCTCAGGAGTTGCCCCAGTTACCCACCTTAGTGGGAAATGAAATAATTGTCAAAAACAAGCAGGTTCCTGTTGTCACAAACCCTCCGCCAGACACAAAGCAGGACAAGGAGACGAACAATGACAAACCGTTGGACAAAAATAACGTGGACCTTACAGATCCTAGTCCTCAAACTGTCATCCCGATCTTGGTCATCGCTTGTGACAGGGTTACAGTGAAAAGAAGTTTGGACAAGCTGATACAGTACCGGCCTTCAGTGGAGCTTTATCCAATCGTCGTGAGCCAGGACTGCGGTCACGGCGATACGGCCCGGGTCATCGGCTCCTATGGCAGTCAGGTGACCCACATCAGCCAACCAGATCTCTCCAACATTCCTGTGCGGCCCGATCACAGGAAGTTCCAGGGTTACTATAAGATCTCCAGACACTACCGTTGGGCCCTGAACCAAGTGTTTAACACGTTCGGTTACTCCACTGTGGTCATCGTAGAAGACGATTTGGAG GTGGCGCCGGACTTTTTCGAGTATTTCCGCGCTCTCCACCCGATCCTGCTCTCCGACCCGACGCTGTGGTGCATCTCAGCCTGGAACGACAACGGCCGTGACGGCCTGGTGGACCCGGGCAAGCCTGACCTCCTCTATCGGACAGATTTCTTCCCGGGTCTGGGATGGATGctgttgaaggaggtgtgggcAGAGCTGGAGCCCAAGTGGCCCAAGGCATTCTGGGACGACTGGATGCGTCACCCAGAGCAAAGGAAAGAGCGTTCCTGCATTCGCCCAGAGATCTCCAGAACTATGACTTTCGGCCGGAAAGGAGTCAGTCTGGGTCAATTTTTCGATCAGTATCTGCGCTACATTAAACTCAACGCTGAATTTGTGCCTTTCACTAAACGGGATTTGTCTTATTTGGTCAGGGGGCACTACGATGAAGACTTTAATAAAGAAGTGTACAGTGCGCCTTTGGTGAAAGTGGAGGAGCTGCAGCAGGGTGGCAGTTTGCAGGGTTCGGGACCGTTCAGGGTGCAGTACTCTAGCAGGGACAGTTTCAAGGTTTTAGCCCGGAATTTGGGCGTGATGGACGACTTAAAGTCTGGCGTTCCACGCGCCGGTTACAGGGGCGTGGTCAGCTTTCTCTCGCGCGGTCGAAGGGTTTATCTGGCACCCCCTGAGGGCTGGACAAAATATGACACAAGCTGGAGCTGA
- the mgat1b gene encoding alpha-1,3-mannosyl-glycoprotein 2-beta-N-acetylglucosaminyltransferase b isoform X1 → MVQSESCCDYSHSNTIRIISVAFSSLRSLLWCHWAMVRKKGSLILCGAVLFIAWNALLLLFLWGRPPIGRLGDGGGAEPGAGEEWQAGKGKRGGASGLAGEVIRLAEEVESELETQKKLLKQIQSHRSLWEQNKNLRKKEAEDSRDKKEEFKEPQELPQLPTLVGNEIIVKNKQVPVVTNPPPDTKQDKETNNDKPLDKNNVDLTDPSPQTVIPILVIACDRVTVKRSLDKLIQYRPSVELYPIVVSQDCGHGDTARVIGSYGSQVTHISQPDLSNIPVRPDHRKFQGYYKISRHYRWALNQVFNTFGYSTVVIVEDDLEVAPDFFEYFRALHPILLSDPTLWCISAWNDNGRDGLVDPGKPDLLYRTDFFPGLGWMLLKEVWAELEPKWPKAFWDDWMRHPEQRKERSCIRPEISRTMTFGRKGVSLGQFFDQYLRYIKLNAEFVPFTKRDLSYLVRGHYDEDFNKEVYSAPLVKVEELQQGGSLQGSGPFRVQYSSRDSFKVLARNLGVMDDLKSGVPRAGYRGVVSFLSRGRRVYLAPPEGWTKYDTSWS, encoded by the exons ATGGTTCAATCCGAATCCTGCTGTGATTATTCACATTCCAACACTATCAGGATCATCAGCGTGG CGTTCTCCTCCCTTCGGTCGCTCCTTTGGTGCCACTGGGCCATGGTTCGTAAGAAAGGCTCCCTTATCTTATGCGGAGCGGTTCTGTTCATCGCCTGGAATGCCTTGCTGCttctgtttctctggggaaggCCACCCATCGGTCGACTCGGAGACGGAGGCGGAGCCGAACCGGGCGCGGGAGAGGAATGGCAAGCTGGAAAAGGGAAGCGAGGTGGAGCCAGCGGGCTGGCGGGCGAAGTGATCCGATTGGCAGAAGAGGTGGAATCGGAATTGGAGACTCAAAAGAAACTCCTGAAACAGATACAGAGCCACAGGTCATTGTGGGAACAGAATAAAAACCTGAGGAAAAAAGAGGCGGAGGACTCGAGGgacaaaaaagaagaatttaAAGAACCTCAGGAGTTGCCCCAGTTACCCACCTTAGTGGGAAATGAAATAATTGTCAAAAACAAGCAGGTTCCTGTTGTCACAAACCCTCCGCCAGACACAAAGCAGGACAAGGAGACGAACAATGACAAACCGTTGGACAAAAATAACGTGGACCTTACAGATCCTAGTCCTCAAACTGTCATCCCGATCTTGGTCATCGCTTGTGACAGGGTTACAGTGAAAAGAAGTTTGGACAAGCTGATACAGTACCGGCCTTCAGTGGAGCTTTATCCAATCGTCGTGAGCCAGGACTGCGGTCACGGCGATACGGCCCGGGTCATCGGCTCCTATGGCAGTCAGGTGACCCACATCAGCCAACCAGATCTCTCCAACATTCCTGTGCGGCCCGATCACAGGAAGTTCCAGGGTTACTATAAGATCTCCAGACACTACCGTTGGGCCCTGAACCAAGTGTTTAACACGTTCGGTTACTCCACTGTGGTCATCGTAGAAGACGATTTGGAG GTGGCGCCGGACTTTTTCGAGTATTTCCGCGCTCTCCACCCGATCCTGCTCTCCGACCCGACGCTGTGGTGCATCTCAGCCTGGAACGACAACGGCCGTGACGGCCTGGTGGACCCGGGCAAGCCTGACCTCCTCTATCGGACAGATTTCTTCCCGGGTCTGGGATGGATGctgttgaaggaggtgtgggcAGAGCTGGAGCCCAAGTGGCCCAAGGCATTCTGGGACGACTGGATGCGTCACCCAGAGCAAAGGAAAGAGCGTTCCTGCATTCGCCCAGAGATCTCCAGAACTATGACTTTCGGCCGGAAAGGAGTCAGTCTGGGTCAATTTTTCGATCAGTATCTGCGCTACATTAAACTCAACGCTGAATTTGTGCCTTTCACTAAACGGGATTTGTCTTATTTGGTCAGGGGGCACTACGATGAAGACTTTAATAAAGAAGTGTACAGTGCGCCTTTGGTGAAAGTGGAGGAGCTGCAGCAGGGTGGCAGTTTGCAGGGTTCGGGACCGTTCAGGGTGCAGTACTCTAGCAGGGACAGTTTCAAGGTTTTAGCCCGGAATTTGGGCGTGATGGACGACTTAAAGTCTGGCGTTCCACGCGCCGGTTACAGGGGCGTGGTCAGCTTTCTCTCGCGCGGTCGAAGGGTTTATCTGGCACCCCCTGAGGGCTGGACAAAATATGACACAAGCTGGAGCTGA